Genomic window (Thermodesulfobacteriota bacterium):
AGGGAAGGGGACAACCTGCTCAGGACTACCGTCAACCTTTTCCTGGCCACTCTCTACGCCGACCACCCGTACAAATATAACCCGCTCGGCACCGTGGATACCGTGACGGAGTTCGACGGCTCAGACCTTAGAGAGTTCTACGCCAAATACGTCAGGCCCGAGAACCTGGTCATCACGATCGTAGGGGACGTGGACGGGAAGAAGGCACTTGAAGAGATCAAGGAAAAGTTCGGCGGCATGAAAAAGGGCGCTTCACCCGTTCCGGCCGTTAACCCTGTAACCCCGCCCTCGGCGATTACGGAGAAGACCGAAACCAAGCCCGACAAGGCCCAGACGCACATCATAATGGGCTTCCTCGCGCCCCCCCTCAACAGCGAGGACGAGTACGCGTTCGAGGTGCTGAACACGATACTCTCGGGGCAGGGCGGCAGGCTCTTCATCGAGTTAAGAGACAAGAAGAGCCTCGCATATACCGTCACCTCGTTCTACACGCCGGGGCTCGAGCCCGGGTACTTCGGCGTCTACATAGGCACGGCGCCGCAGAAAGAGGGCGAGGCCGTAAAGGCCATCAAGGAGCAGCTCGGGCTCGTGCTTAAGGACGGCGTTACCGACGAAGAGCTCAAGCGCGCCCAGAACTACCTGGTCGGCAGCTTCGAGATAGGGCTCCAGCAGAATTCCTCACAGGCCGCGAAGATAACGTTCGACGAGCTGTACGGCATAGGGTGGGATGAGTACAAGAGATACCCTCAGGAGATATTCGCAGTCACCAAAGAAGACGTGCAGAAGGCGGCCAGGAAGTACATAGACCTCGACAGGTACACGCTCATTATCGTAAAACCCGAGAGCGCGACCCAGGGGTAGCTCGGCACGCGGACTTTAGCATGACTCACGGCGGAAGCGCCGCTGCATATCGCTTGCCTGCGTGCAAACTATAGCCGCATGGAATTCCGCGAGCCTCTCCGGATTCTTCACCCTTGTAATTTCAATAGGGATTAGTGTATAATGGGGACTTAAAGAGCCCGGGGGGACAAATCCAAAGTTCTAGTCTCGTTAAAGGAGGATTTGATAAAAGAGGTATGGAGAGTCTCTTCCCCCCGGGCCCAAACTCGACTATTACGATAATAGTATAGCAGACTTTTTCCGGCTGTAATCATTTTTCCTTCTTCCCGCCCGGCGTTCTCATAAACCCCCTCGGCAATCCTTGCTTGTATATACGTCTTCGGGCGTCCATCCGGTTCTTGTCCCGCGTAAATATTAAATGTGTCCGTTGTAGTTTTATCTGACACAGTGCGGAAATATTTCACGCACCCTTAATAAAAAGAATCTAATATATATGGTGTATAGGGGGTGTTCGGGCGCTGGCACGGGATTTGCTCCCTTGATGAATAAATCCATAGGCAGGAGGCGATAAGCTATGAGGGCGAACGTATTCAAGGACAAGAACAAGGTCGGTCTCGAGGAAAAGTCCGTACCAAAGGCCGGGCCGGGCGAGGCTGTGGTCAAGGTCACGCTCACGACCATTTGCGGGACGGACGTGCACATAATGAGGGGGGAATACCCCGTGAGGCAGGGACAGACCATAGGGCACGAGCCCGTGGGCGTGATACACGAGCTCGGGGACGGCGTTACGGGGTACGAGGTCGGCGAAAGGGTCGCGATTAACGCGATCACCCCGTGCGGCATGTGCGAATACTGCCTGTCCGCTAACTGGGCTCAGTGCGGCGGGTTCCTGGGCGGCTGGAAGATGGGGAACACAATCGACGGCTGTCAGGCCGATTACGTGAAGATCCCGAGCGCGATGGCTAACCTCGCGAGGATACCCGACGAGCTTTCGGACGAGGACGTTCTCCTGACGACGGACATATTCTCGACCGGGCTTTCGGGAGCGGAGAGCGCCGACATACAGGTGGGCGACATGGTGGCGGTATTCGGGCAGGGGCCTATCGGGCTGGGCGCGACCGCGGGGGCGAAGCTCAAGGGAGCGTCTCTAATCATTGGCGTAGACACGATACCCTCGCGCATGGAGATGGCGAAGAAGATGGGGGCCGATGTCGTGATAGATTTCAAAAAGACCGACCCGGTGAATGAGATACTCGACATGACGAAAGGGCGGGGGGTCGACGTCGCGATAGAGGCGCTCGGCACACAGACGACGCTTGAGAACTGCGTCAAGGCTACGCGCGTGGGCGGGACGATTTCGAGCTTAGGTGTATACCCTGCGGACATGCAGAATATCGGCGTCCCGAACCAGGCATTCGGGTTCGGCATAGCGGACAAGAACATTGTGTCCACTCTCTGCCCGGGAGGTAAGGAGAGGATGCGCCGGCTCATGGACTTAGTAAAGAACGAGCGCGTCAACCTCCGCCAGCTCATCACGCACAGGTTTTCGCTGGATGAGATCGAGGAGGCCTACAAGCTCTTCTCGTCCCAGGCCGACGGCGTGATAAAGGTGGCTATACAGCCGTAGGGGACAGAACTGAGCCTTTATTTGCTGTTCCAAGACCCAATATTTGATGAAAAATTGAAATTCCATCTTGACATGCAATTAAGAATTCTGTTATTATCGAATTTGTTAATTCAGTAGTTGCATTTGCATGTCATAAATTACCATTGCAGCCTGCGGATATTGATGAGTTGACGAGAAGAACAGGTATTGGTTGTTAGCTGAATCGACCCTCCAAACCCGATCTGGACTCTCTTCCTCATCTTGAGCATATCTCAGACGCTTGAGACAATGGAGGAGAGATGGGATGAAAAATTTCGCTGTTAAAATAAAAGTATTTTTTGGACCTGCCGTTTTAATTCTCTCGTTATTTATCATTCTTTTCTGGTTTACTGCGTCCCCGACTGAATCAGTCGACGAAAGTTCTAAAGAGCTTCGGTTTACAGTTGTTAAGGGAAGAGTGCTCGACGCCGTAGCAGCGTCCGAAGGCTCGGAAATACCTATCGTCGGAGCAGAGATTCACGTCTTCGGAGCAAAAGGGTCTACGATCACCGATTCTAACGGATACTTCGAGCTGAGGAGAGTACCTCTGGAGAGGGGTATGGTAATCAATATTGATTCGTCGGGAGCGGACCCCGCACCTGACGGATCGATTTATGCTGGATTCAGAATGTTTTTCTCGCTGCAGAAACTACCTGTCAATAATTTTGAAAGGCCGTTTTATCTTACCAGGCTAGATCCCGAAAGTATCACCACAGTTAATCCGCTCGATACGACAATTGTCGAAAGCCCGAGCATGGGAGTCACGTTAACAATAAAGCCAGGTACTGCCTATACTGACGACGGTGAGCTTTATACCGGTATTATTGGACTAGGACTTGTCCCGGCGGATTTCCCTCCATATATACCCCCCGATGACCCCGGAAAGTTTCTTATGGTAACGATTCAGCCTCCCGGTATAAACTTCTCTGAACCGGCACAAATAACGTATCCGAATGTAAGTGGTATCTCACCCGGAAGCGTAGTTAGCATACTTCAGCCAAGTCTGGCCACGGGGAACTTCGACGAAGTCGGAATCGGTATTGTAAGCGATGATGGTGCATTTGTAGAGACATTGGAGGGCGGGATAATGAGGTCAGGGAGTTGCTCCGGTTTTCGCCCGCCAAATGCCGTGGGTGGAACTCCGGTCCAAGATCCGCCGCCTTGTCCCAATTGCTGCCCTTTGCCAATTGGTTCCTGCACATCATTAGCTTCTGGTAACCTGAGCGAAGAGCACAACTTAGTCAGTTACAAATCGTTAAATCAAGAACGGTCATTGAAATTTGTGTACAACAGCACTACTGCGGATCCAAGTCCGATCGTCAAGGAGATTACAGATTTTTCGAATGCATCACAACTAGCTCCTCCGGTTTCAATATCGTTTAATCTTAAAGTGAACGGAGTTGACAAAGGAACGATTTATACGGATGTCGACGGTTTAACTGGAGAAAGAAAGATAGTGCAAGCCCTTCAATTTGATGGCGGTAATCTGACTACAGGTATATACCCCATTGACGCAACAATAACAACGTACCCTTCTCCTGATATAACTGTTCAACCGAAGTCGATAATCAAGACAGGGGATCTCGTAATTAACAATCTGGAAAACAGCGAGTTCGGCTCGGGGTGGAGTATCGAAGGCGTCTCAAGATTGTTTCCGGAGGGCGACGGAGATGTCGCAATAACGGAAGGCAACGGAGATTGGAAATATTTTAAGCTTAGAGCAACTACTCTGAATCCGCCAATTGCACCGGGCTCTCAAGGGATTGCACTGAATTTCGACGGAATAGATGATTATAATACTTTTCCTGCGAATTCAGGGAATCTGTTGAAATCGCTGCCACTCACAATTGAGGCATGGGTCAGGCCGAATCAAAGATATGATAGCCCTGCTGAGCACAGCAACGTATTCGGGAACATCGCTGTAAGTTCAAGTTTAGGAGTTGTCCTTGAGAGAGGTCATGGTATTGGAGCGAATGTTTACAACCGCAATTCCAATATCGTGATTACAAGACGACATGGAAATTCCGATACTGGTCCAAATAATTATCTGGCAAGAGATATAATTACCAGCCCTACATTAGAACCTGGATTCTGGTATCACATAGCAGTCGTTTATACCAGTGGAAACGAAAAGGTTTATTTAAATGGGGAATTGATTAGAGACACTTCATACCCGCAAGGAAATGTGACGGTTGGTAATAATGTTTTTAACATGGGAAGAATAAGTCATTGTTGTATTGTAGATCCGTCTAGCCCTCAATATTATAAAGGAGCCATCGATGAAGTCAGAGTATGGAACGTAGCGCGCACACAACAGGAAATACAGAGCGGCATGTTGACTCAATTGTCCGGGAGTGAATCGGGTCTCGTATACTATTCAAAAATTGACGAAGGACAGGGTCAAACTATAGCCGATGCAACAGGCGGAGGCAATACAGGTAGATTGGGAACTCTTACTACAGTACAATCGATTGACCCGGCTTGGATAACCTATGATCCCTACAATAGGGATACTCAGGGTGATTATGTAGTGCCGGTCACCGAACATTCGTTATTATTTAAAAATCCGGACGGCAGTTATACGAGGGAACTAAAGGACGGAACCGAAGTTCACTTCAATGCACAGGGGCTTCAAACTTCGGTCGTCGACAGGAACGGGAACGCGACGAATTACGAATACGACGGGCAGGGGAAGTTGATAAGCATCACTGACCCCGTAGGGTTGGTAACAACCTTAGCTTATTCCGGGGACAAAATTGCGAGTGTCACTGATCCTGCGGGCAGGACGACCACGTTCGAGATGGACGGGTCTGGTAATCTCACAAAGATCACGGACCCTGACGGGACTTTCAGACTGTTTTCTTATGATTCGAACCATCGTTTGACATCTCAAACTTCTAAGAGGGGATTCGTTACAACCTATCAGTATAATTTTGCGGGTAGAAATATAGGAGCGACGAGGCCTGACGGCTCTACGGTATCAATGTCACCTCAATGGATGGTAGGGCTCATCGATCCTGCAACGGGCCTCGGGACACAGGGCAATCCGGCGCCACCGGTATTACCTGCTGAAATTATGGCAACTTCCACAGACGGCAACGGGAAAACAACCACGACCATATTCAATAATTTTGGTTATATATTGGACACGACAGATCCATTAGGTAGGAGGACTATTTTTACCAGAGGCGGTGCCAACAACGTTATAAAAATAACCGACCCGAAAGGGAATATTACCGATATGAATTATGATCCTCGGCACAATCTTCGCTGGAGCATCAATCAGGCTATAGGGGCCAGGACCGATTTTACTTATACGAATGATGGGTTTAATCAAATTCAGACGATCAAGGACCCGAGGAATAACACGACTACTTTCAACTATAATTCCAGCGGTGATCTCACTTCGATAGTGGATGCATTGGGGCATCAGACCACCATGACGTATAATGCCCTGGGGCTTCAGACATCCGTCACGGACGCACTTAACAATACTGTTTCTTTTGACTATGATCCTGCGACAATGAATCTCGTGGGCACTACGGATCAGCTCCTCCACGATACCATCTTTACACTCGATGCAGCGGGGAATATCACGTCAATGACGGATGCCGAGGGGAGGACTACTACATATTCTTATGATGCAATGAACAGATTGACACAGGTCGTCGATCCCGATTTGGCAGTGACGGTTTATGGTTATGACGACGCCGGTAATCTGGAAAGTGTTACAGACGCGAGATCGAAGACTACTACTTTCTCCTATGATCAGCGTGACAGGCTCAGCGGAAGGACGGACCCGCTCGGGCATTCGGAATCGTTCACGTACGACGGAAACGGGAATACTGTATCGACAACGAACAGAAACGGTCAGACAATCACATATGAATACGACGGGGCAAACGAGCTTATAAAGAAGACTCACCCTGGAGGTAATCTAACAACTTATACATACGACAACAACGGTAACATGCTTACTGCAAATGATCCGGACAGCAAGCTTACGATGACATATGACGGAGCCGACAGGATGTTAACGGTTTCAACGGCAGGTTCATCGAACCAGCCGAGTAAAACAATAACGAATACATATGACTTGAATGGTAATCGTACTAGCGCGGCACTTTCTACTCCCGCTGCGGGTAATTTTACATTTGTGTATGATGCTCTCAACAGGCTTACTTCGATGACTGAGCCGGGTACGAAGACATTTACTTTTAGTTATGACTCAATTGGGCGGAGAACGCAATTAGTATACGGAAACGGAGCAATAACGGACTACACTTATGATGCAAAGAACCAGCTTACGAATTTGATGAATACGTTCAATGCGAACGTGATATCAAGCTTTTCATATGGGTATGACGATGTCGGGAACCGGACGGTTATGAACACGGTAAGAAGTGGTATAACCGTCAATAGCCCTTTGGATTACATTTATGATGACCTTTACCGTTTAGTCGATGCGACAAATCCGATTAATTCAACTCCTGAAACATTTGTATACGATGCTGTAGGTAACAGGCTGCGTAAAACAGGGCAGTTCACCGATTCCATCTTCGACAACGCCAACGCACTTATTGAGGATGCGGATTATACTTATACGTATGACAATAACGGCAATATGATCGAGAAGGTAAATAAATCCACATTAGAGGTTGCACAATACACATATGATGCTGAGAACAGGCTCACTCAGGTAACAAAGCCAGGTATGACTGCGAGTTACAGGTATGATGCCTTAGGTAGGAGAATAGAGAAGAATGTTAACGGAACTGTTACGAGATTTATTTATGATGGAATAAATCTTCTTGAAGAATTTAACGGGAGCAACACTTACCAGGCACGAAATATACATGGACCCGGTGTGGATGAGATGCTGTTACAGGGAAGGACGATTCGTCATTATTACCATACCGATGGTTTGGGAAGTACGACGGAGCTTGTAAGTTCGGGAGGGAATATACAAAATTCGTATGTATACGACTCCTTTGGAAATATTGTTTCTCAAGCTGGCGTTGAGATAAATCCATTCACCTACACCGGCCGGGAATACGATGCGGAGAGCGGGCTGTATTACTACCGCGCGAGATATTACGATCCGACGATTGGGAGGTTTTTGAGTGAGGACCCGATTGGGTTTGCTGGTGGCATCAATAAGTATGTATATGTTGGGAATAACCCAATAACTCTCACAGATCCTTATGGTTTGAATCCAGCTATAGCTTGTGCGCTAAATCCAGCATGTTCAACCTTTGTTTTTGAAGTATGCAAAGCCGTTGTTGTCGGAGCAGCTATTGCAATTGGTATTATAGCTACTTCAGATATTTGTGACGATGACGATAGCGATGGTGATCCAGATTGTGGAAATGATGACGGATGTGACGAAGAGTGGGAAAGAGCTTTTGCTATATGTGAAAAAGAGGTCGCCAAACGTAGAAATCGAGGAATAACTGGCGGCTATACAAATATCTTTGATTGTGCAAGGGGATTAGTTAGCGAAAGATGTGGAGGTAATGCCGTAGTATACTAGTCGATTTGTTCACGGAATAAAATCATGGTCGACTTTGAGAAAGAACTGAGAAAGGCCCTCGAATATTCGGAAAAGAAGAGCTATCCCGAGGCTATCAGGATATTGACAATAATTATACAAGAGTATCCCAATAATATTGAAGGGTATCGTGAAAGGTCTTATGTATATGCTCTAATGAAAGACTGGGATAAAGCATTATTAGATATTAGCACTGTGATTAATTTAGATTCCAAAAACGCTTCTGGTTACTTTACCAGAGGGCGATGGTTTCTTAGTACTGACAACGCAAGCGACGCCGCCACTGATTTTTCTAAAGTATTAATGATTGAGCGTGAGAGTGGAAGTAGCTATTTCTCCGAAACAGCGTATTTCTTTCGTTCTTTAGCTTACTTAGATATGGAGCTGTATGAAAAGGCTCTAGAGGACCTTAGTAAAGTTCGGGACAATTTCACAGTGCATTTTAAAGGTTGCTTAAGGTCGAAAAGAGAAATAGAAGATAATGCTAAGAGCAAGATACGTTAAAGATCACAGAATTGATATGTAAATATAATTATATCTCATAGTTTCGGTGACTTCGTGATGTAATTCAATTAGTTATATGACTCATCCTTTCGATTATATAAGGTTATGGGACTCTTGGGAAGATTCGGAGATTGAGAAAATTATTTCTGACGAGACCATTTCAACACTGCAAGAAACAGTTCGTTTACTGGACGATGAAATGACAAAAGAAAAGACTATCGTCACTAGAGATAATTTTGTAGTATTGGTTCGCGAAATGCACAAGCTGTGCAAAAACGGTTCGAGGAGTTTAGGGAATGTGTTGATTAAGGCTTGGGAATACGAGGAAATCAAGGATTACAATAAGGCAATTGAGGTATGTGAAGATTTTTTGTCCTCATGCAAATCAAAATTTTATTGTGATATAGCCAGGGGTTACATAAGGAAATATTCTGAAAAATTATAGATGTACAATGTGAAAATCGGCATTACAGAAACATATTTTCATGATCAATTAAATAATTGTGGTTTCAGAGCAATTTTTAAGAGAAATAAAGCTTAAGCGGGACAAGATAGATTCTTACGAGAAGTATCCCTTCAGCCTTAAAATTATACAAAAACTAAAAGGTCTGAAGCTCCATAAATCTGTAACTTTCATCGCCGGCGAAAACGGCTCGGGAAAATCTACTCTATTAGAAGCCATAGCAATAGCCTCCGGCTATAATCCCGAGGGCGGGACTAGAAATTTCAATTTTGCAACCAGGGCTTCTCATTCGATCCTTCATGACTATGTCCAATTAGTTCGTGGAACGAAAAAGCCGAGGGATGGGTTTTTTCTGCGAGCTGAGACTTTCTATAATGTAGTTAGTGAAATTGAGCACATAGACGGAGCACCCACAGGGCCTTTGATGAGACGTTATGGGGAAAAATCATTGCATGAACAATCTCACGGAGAGTCCATAATTTCGTTATTTATGAACCGCTTTGGAGGAAATAGTTTATATATTCTGGACGAACCTGAAACTGCTCTGTCTCCAAGGAGGCAAATGGCATTGGTGGCAAGAATACATCAGCTGGTAAAGATGAATTCGCAGTTCATCATAGCCACGCATTCCCCAATCATCATGTCATATCCTGATGCTTACATATATACATTGATCGATGGAAATTTAAAAAAGATTAGATTTGAGGAAACGGAACATTATCAGGATATGAAAGATTTTATGAACAGGTATAAAGAAATGCTTGAAATACTCATGTCGGAGGAATGAGCAGTATTGCCAGCCCCTACAGCTTATTTAACATCTAAACCCCCAATTACTCAACCATATTTTGACCGCGTGTCGATTTTCCTTGAAATTAAGTCCATATGATGAACAATTATAGGGAATTTCCAAGCCATGTTTGAAGCAATCATTGTCATAATCGGTCTCTCGCTCTTCGAGATAATATCGAGCATAGACAACGCCGTCGTGAACGCGCACGTGCTCGCCACGATGACTGACCGGTTCAGACGGTTCTTCCTCATATGGGGCATGCTCATAGCCGTGTTCCTGCTCAGGGGAGTGCTCCCGTTCCTCATAGTGTGGATCGCCAACCCCAACTTATCGTTCATCGAGCTTTTCGAATTCACTTTCTCGGGGGACAGCAAGCAGATAGAGAGCTCTCTCGCGGAGTCGAAAGCCTATCTCCTCGTGGGCGGCGGGATGTACCTCGTCCTCGTATTCCTCGCTTGGCTGTTTCTGGAGGAGAAGAAGTACACGTTCCTCGTAGAGCACTTCATACGCAGGCACTCGGTCTGGTTCTACGCCATAACTTCCATATTCTTCACGGCAATCGTATATATATCCCTCCAGTTCGACCCGTTCCTGGCGTTCGCCGCTTCGATCGGCACCACTGCCTTCTTCATAACCGACGGGTTCAAAAAGAACGCGGAGGAGAAAGAAAAGGAGCTCCTCGACCCCAACATGAGCGGGTGGAGCAAGGTCTTTTATCTGGAAGTGCTCGACGCCTCGTTCTCCATAGACGGCGTGATCGGGGCGTTCGCTTTCACGATGTCTGTGCCGCTCATATTGATCGGAAACGGCATAGGCGCGTTCGTCGTGAGGGAGGTTACAGTCCGCGGCATAAACTGGATATCGAAATACGCATACCTCAAGAACGGGGCGATGTACTCTATCGGCATGCTTGGCGCGATAATGATACTCGAGAGCTTCGGCGAGGAGATACCGTTCTGGATCGCGCCGCTTAACACGGTCCTTCTGCTCGCTATATTCCTCTTCCTCTCATGGCGCGAGATCAAGCTCGCAGAGAAGCTCGAAGCCGAGGGGAAGGGAGAGGGTGCAGTTTAAATTAACCGTCGCTCGCATTTCCCCCGGCCCTGTTTGATCCGCCGGACCAGCTTTTTGTATGTCACGGATATGCGGTATCACTCATAACTGTGCTTCTCACGGAGCATATTCCAAGTCTTCGGTTCCCCCCCCGGCGCTAACACCGGAGCATTGCGGACTGTATAATAATCTTCCTGCGGGGGTAGGCTATGACGGAAGTTAAAAGCGAGGCGTCTCATCTAAGCGTTCTCGTCGTCGACGACGAGGTGAATATAAGGAAGACCCTCACACTCTGCCTCGAATCGCGGGGCCATGCCGTAACGGCGGTAAGCAACCCAGCCGACGCGGTGTCCGAAGCGGGGAGACGCGTATTCGACCTCGCTTTCGTCGACCTCAGGCTCGGGACTGAAAGCGGCCTCGACCTCATCCCTCAGCTCCTCGCCTCGTGTCCCTGGATCAAGATCGTGGTCGTCACGGCTTACGCTTCCATAGACACCGCGGTCGAAGCGATGAAGCGGGGCGCAGCCGATTACATACCCAAGCCGTTTACTCCCGAGCAGGTCGATATCGTGACGGAGCGCGCCGCGGCCGTGAGGGGCATGGAGCAGCGCATAGAGGCGCTCGAGGAGGACATCAACAAGCTCCGCCCGGAGATATCGTTGGAATCGAGGCACCCCGCCATGCAGCGCGCACTCGAGCTTGCACGGAGGGCGGCGCCGAGCGACGCCGCGATTCTCATCAAAGGGCCGAGCGGTACGGGCAAGACGGTCCTCTCGCGCGCAATACACGGCTGGAGCAGGAGGGCGGACAAGCCGTTCGCCGTGATATCCTGCCCCTCGCTCAGCCCCGAGCTCCTGGAGAGCGAGCTCTTCGGTCACGTAAGGGGGGCGTTCACCGGGGCCGTATCGGATAACCCCGGGAGGATCGCTGCCTCAGAAGGCGGGACGCTCTTTCTAGACGAGATAGGAGACCTGCCGCTCCAGCTTCAGCCGAAGCTTCTCCGCTTCCTTAACGACAGGGAGTACGAGCGGGTGGGAGACCAGAAGACGCGGAGAGCGGACGTCAGAATAATATCCGCCACGAACACGGACCTCGAAAAAGCCGTAAAGGTGGGGAAGTTCCGCGAAGACCTCTTTTACAGGCTGAACGTAATTGAGATTACTCTCCCCTCGCTCTCCGAGCGCCCGGACGACCTTGAAGGGCTTGCCGCGAACATGATCTCATTCTTCGGCGCCCAGAACCACAAGAGACTCCGGGGGTTCACGCCGGCGGCGATGACGGCTATCAGGAATTATTCCTGGCCCGGCAACATAAGGGAGCTCAGGAACGTGATAGAGAGGGCTGCGATTATATGTCAGGGGGAGGTCGTGGGAGTGGAGAATCTGCCCGATTCCATCTCCCCGCGCAAGGCCCCTCCCGGACTCGGAGACCCCGTCCCCTTGAGCGTGATAGAGGAGAGCCACATACGCCGCGTAGTCGCCGAAACGAAGACCCTTCAGGAGGCCTCTGAGATTCTCGGGATCGACCAGGCGACCTTATGGCGGAAGCGCAAGCAGTACGGCATCTGAACCGCCGGACGCGATTCCCTGCAGCCTTGCAAAATGCAATATATATTCTGCCCCCTCATTGAGAATTACAAGGGCGAGTAAACGCAACTGCCTGTTATTATTACATATTAATCATACAAATACCGGGCACGTATCTTGCATTTCTACTTTACCAATATCCTATGATAGGCATACGTCAAAAACTAGCCCTCGGGTTCGGGGGCCTGCTGGCCATAGTCATCGTCATCGGTCTCCTCACCATGTCGCGCATTAAGGAGCTGGGCTATGCGATCGACGTGATTCTCAAAGAAAACTATCTGAGCGTCGTCGCCTGCCAGGACATGAAGGAGACGCTTGAGCGCATGGACAGCGGGATCCTTTTCACGCTTGCAGGCAACAACGAAGAGGGGCTGAAACTCATCGGCGAGAACACGGGAAAGTTCGGGTCGGCTCTCGAGTCCGAGCTCAACAACATAACCCTTCCGATGGAGGGGGAAAAAGCCCGTGAAATAGAAAAGCTCTTCGGGGAATATACCAAAAGCATACCGCTCGTAACTGACACGTCACGTCCCTTTCAG
Coding sequences:
- a CDS encoding alcohol dehydrogenase catalytic domain-containing protein; translation: MRANVFKDKNKVGLEEKSVPKAGPGEAVVKVTLTTICGTDVHIMRGEYPVRQGQTIGHEPVGVIHELGDGVTGYEVGERVAINAITPCGMCEYCLSANWAQCGGFLGGWKMGNTIDGCQADYVKIPSAMANLARIPDELSDEDVLLTTDIFSTGLSGAESADIQVGDMVAVFGQGPIGLGATAGAKLKGASLIIGVDTIPSRMEMAKKMGADVVIDFKKTDPVNEILDMTKGRGVDVAIEALGTQTTLENCVKATRVGGTISSLGVYPADMQNIGVPNQAFGFGIADKNIVSTLCPGGKERMRRLMDLVKNERVNLRQLITHRFSLDEIEEAYKLFSSQADGVIKVAIQP
- a CDS encoding RHS repeat-associated core domain-containing protein, whose translation is MKNFAVKIKVFFGPAVLILSLFIILFWFTASPTESVDESSKELRFTVVKGRVLDAVAASEGSEIPIVGAEIHVFGAKGSTITDSNGYFELRRVPLERGMVINIDSSGADPAPDGSIYAGFRMFFSLQKLPVNNFERPFYLTRLDPESITTVNPLDTTIVESPSMGVTLTIKPGTAYTDDGELYTGIIGLGLVPADFPPYIPPDDPGKFLMVTIQPPGINFSEPAQITYPNVSGISPGSVVSILQPSLATGNFDEVGIGIVSDDGAFVETLEGGIMRSGSCSGFRPPNAVGGTPVQDPPPCPNCCPLPIGSCTSLASGNLSEEHNLVSYKSLNQERSLKFVYNSTTADPSPIVKEITDFSNASQLAPPVSISFNLKVNGVDKGTIYTDVDGLTGERKIVQALQFDGGNLTTGIYPIDATITTYPSPDITVQPKSIIKTGDLVINNLENSEFGSGWSIEGVSRLFPEGDGDVAITEGNGDWKYFKLRATTLNPPIAPGSQGIALNFDGIDDYNTFPANSGNLLKSLPLTIEAWVRPNQRYDSPAEHSNVFGNIAVSSSLGVVLERGHGIGANVYNRNSNIVITRRHGNSDTGPNNYLARDIITSPTLEPGFWYHIAVVYTSGNEKVYLNGELIRDTSYPQGNVTVGNNVFNMGRISHCCIVDPSSPQYYKGAIDEVRVWNVARTQQEIQSGMLTQLSGSESGLVYYSKIDEGQGQTIADATGGGNTGRLGTLTTVQSIDPAWITYDPYNRDTQGDYVVPVTEHSLLFKNPDGSYTRELKDGTEVHFNAQGLQTSVVDRNGNATNYEYDGQGKLISITDPVGLVTTLAYSGDKIASVTDPAGRTTTFEMDGSGNLTKITDPDGTFRLFSYDSNHRLTSQTSKRGFVTTYQYNFAGRNIGATRPDGSTVSMSPQWMVGLIDPATGLGTQGNPAPPVLPAEIMATSTDGNGKTTTTIFNNFGYILDTTDPLGRRTIFTRGGANNVIKITDPKGNITDMNYDPRHNLRWSINQAIGARTDFTYTNDGFNQIQTIKDPRNNTTTFNYNSSGDLTSIVDALGHQTTMTYNALGLQTSVTDALNNTVSFDYDPATMNLVGTTDQLLHDTIFTLDAAGNITSMTDAEGRTTTYSYDAMNRLTQVVDPDLAVTVYGYDDAGNLESVTDARSKTTTFSYDQRDRLSGRTDPLGHSESFTYDGNGNTVSTTNRNGQTITYEYDGANELIKKTHPGGNLTTYTYDNNGNMLTANDPDSKLTMTYDGADRMLTVSTAGSSNQPSKTITNTYDLNGNRTSAALSTPAAGNFTFVYDALNRLTSMTEPGTKTFTFSYDSIGRRTQLVYGNGAITDYTYDAKNQLTNLMNTFNANVISSFSYGYDDVGNRTVMNTVRSGITVNSPLDYIYDDLYRLVDATNPINSTPETFVYDAVGNRLRKTGQFTDSIFDNANALIEDADYTYTYDNNGNMIEKVNKSTLEVAQYTYDAENRLTQVTKPGMTASYRYDALGRRIEKNVNGTVTRFIYDGINLLEEFNGSNTYQARNIHGPGVDEMLLQGRTIRHYYHTDGLGSTTELVSSGGNIQNSYVYDSFGNIVSQAGVEINPFTYTGREYDAESGLYYYRARYYDPTIGRFLSEDPIGFAGGINKYVYVGNNPITLTDPYGLNPAIACALNPACSTFVFEVCKAVVVGAAIAIGIIATSDICDDDDSDGDPDCGNDDGCDEEWERAFAICEKEVAKRRNRGITGGYTNIFDCARGLVSERCGGNAVVY
- a CDS encoding tetratricopeptide repeat protein codes for the protein MVDFEKELRKALEYSEKKSYPEAIRILTIIIQEYPNNIEGYRERSYVYALMKDWDKALLDISTVINLDSKNASGYFTRGRWFLSTDNASDAATDFSKVLMIERESGSSYFSETAYFFRSLAYLDMELYEKALEDLSKVRDNFTVHFKGCLRSKREIEDNAKSKIR
- a CDS encoding DUF2379 family protein; this translates as MTKEKTIVTRDNFVVLVREMHKLCKNGSRSLGNVLIKAWEYEEIKDYNKAIEVCEDFLSSCKSKFYCDIARGYIRKYSEKL
- a CDS encoding AAA family ATPase, with the translated sequence MVSEQFLREIKLKRDKIDSYEKYPFSLKIIQKLKGLKLHKSVTFIAGENGSGKSTLLEAIAIASGYNPEGGTRNFNFATRASHSILHDYVQLVRGTKKPRDGFFLRAETFYNVVSEIEHIDGAPTGPLMRRYGEKSLHEQSHGESIISLFMNRFGGNSLYILDEPETALSPRRQMALVARIHQLVKMNSQFIIATHSPIIMSYPDAYIYTLIDGNLKKIRFEETEHYQDMKDFMNRYKEMLEILMSEE